AACTGATCGTACTGCTGGCGTTTTTTATCGTCACTCAGCACTTCGTAGGCTTCAGACGCTTCCTTGAATCTTTCCTCCGCCGCTTTATTGCCGGGATTTTTATCGGGGTGGTACTGAATTGCGAGTTTGCGGTACGCCTTTTTTATTTCATCCGCTGTTGCGCCGCGCGCCACACCGAGCACTTCGTAATAATCTTTTTTTTCTGCCATAGAACTAACAATCCTTTATTCCGCCGGTCCGCTGGACACCACCACCTGCGCGGCGCGCAGCAGTTTTTCACCCAGCATCCAGCCGCGCCGCGTCTGTTCAATAACCATTTCCGCCGGTTCATTCGAAGGCAGATGCGTGATTGCTTCATGCCGGTGCGGATCGAAGGTTTGCCCGACGGCATCAATCGGCGTCGCATTAAATTTTTTCAGCACATTGATTAACTGATCGTAAACCAGCTTAAACCCGTCAATCACCGGTTTATCCGTTTCATGACTTTCAGCGCTTTTTATGCCGATTTCAAAATGATCCATCACCGGC
The sequence above is drawn from the Kiritimatiellales bacterium genome and encodes:
- a CDS encoding nucleotide exchange factor GrpE — its product is MKRKEKLNAEAEEITTEETPAEDSQCGGEELCECDAAQQHEPAVKTEEDESLHTQYLRLRADFDNFRKRTQRERSELFLYANESLIEELLPVMDHFEIGIKSAESHETDKPVIDGFKLVYDQLINVLKKFNATPIDAVGQTFDPHRHEAITHLPSNEPAEMVIEQTRRGWMLGEKLLRAAQVVVSSGPAE